One window from the genome of Pseudomonas fluorescens encodes:
- a CDS encoding endonuclease/exonuclease/phosphatase family protein, producing the protein MTRLLRHTLLGLLLILSLAALSIYGLTWRPEPRESVPVSCTANAAALAPGQALKVMTWNVQFLAGKRYVFWHDLAQGDDESPTLEDMAFSLDEVARVIRDEQPDIVLLQELDKGAKASDYQDQLKLLQERLADLYPCGTSAFDWKADFIPDPHIFGSVGRQLATLSRYRIDHAERVQLPVADTNVISRQFQPKNALLVSYLSLSDGSQLAVLNTHLERATEPDETLPRQITAVTQALDKFESAGTPWLIGGDFNLLPLGQYRRLPSEQRTPYSADSPLHLLWDKYPMIPTNNEASGIDREHWLTHYPNDPGLNGPDRTVDYLFYSPRIKRVEAQVRQDDTLRISDHLPVIARFLLPAMP; encoded by the coding sequence ATGACCCGTCTACTGCGCCACACCTTGCTGGGCCTGCTGTTGATCCTCAGCCTGGCCGCCCTGTCGATCTACGGCCTGACCTGGCGGCCAGAGCCCCGGGAAAGCGTGCCGGTCAGTTGCACCGCCAATGCAGCCGCGCTGGCACCCGGCCAAGCCTTGAAGGTGATGACCTGGAACGTCCAGTTCCTCGCCGGCAAGCGCTACGTGTTCTGGCACGACCTGGCCCAGGGCGACGATGAAAGCCCGACCCTGGAAGACATGGCCTTCAGTCTCGACGAAGTGGCCCGGGTCATCCGCGACGAGCAACCGGACATCGTGTTGCTCCAGGAACTGGACAAGGGCGCCAAGGCCAGCGATTACCAGGACCAGCTCAAGCTACTGCAGGAACGCCTCGCCGACCTCTATCCGTGCGGCACCAGCGCCTTCGACTGGAAAGCCGACTTCATCCCCGACCCGCACATCTTCGGCAGCGTCGGCCGGCAACTGGCGACCCTGAGTCGCTACCGCATCGACCATGCCGAACGGGTGCAACTGCCGGTGGCCGACACCAACGTCATCAGCCGTCAGTTCCAGCCGAAAAATGCCTTGTTGGTGAGCTATCTGTCACTGAGCGACGGCAGCCAGCTGGCGGTGCTCAACACGCACCTGGAACGGGCCACTGAACCGGACGAAACCCTGCCCAGACAAATCACCGCCGTGACCCAGGCACTGGATAAGTTCGAATCCGCAGGCACGCCCTGGCTGATCGGCGGCGACTTCAACCTGCTGCCCCTGGGCCAGTACCGACGCCTGCCGTCCGAGCAACGCACGCCCTACTCCGCCGACAGCCCGCTGCACCTGCTGTGGGACAAGTACCCGATGATTCCCACCAACAACGAAGCCAGCGGCATCGACCGCGAGCACTGGCTGACCCACTACCCGAACGACCCCGGCCTCAACGGCCCCGACCGCACCGTTGACTACCTGTTCTACAGCCCCCGGATCAAACGGGTTGAAGCCCAGGTGCGCCAGGACGACACCTTGCGCATCTCCGACCATTTACCGGTGATTGCGCGTTTTTTGTTGCCAGCCATGCCTTGA
- a CDS encoding YciC family protein, with protein MNPFDVLRDSLYFFKRHLGRIAQLCLPLVILEALLQQGVDSALGPDGFPGYSVIVGLLVYPLYTAALILFLDARSRGEAPRTRDLLATALTLWPRFALLTALNTLLILVGLSLYFLPGLWLMVTLAFGEYLLVLRGLAPLAAMKESLNLSRGNFWRILLCILAVMGPLWLLKGASVSVYPSPQNPAVSLLIDSVHSFLQLFTTVVLFRLFMLIEARPERR; from the coding sequence ATGAATCCGTTTGACGTGCTGCGCGACTCTTTGTATTTCTTCAAGCGCCATCTGGGCCGGATCGCCCAACTGTGCCTGCCACTGGTGATACTCGAGGCCCTGCTGCAGCAAGGCGTGGACAGCGCCCTCGGCCCCGACGGTTTTCCCGGCTACAGCGTGATCGTCGGGCTGCTGGTGTACCCCTTGTACACCGCCGCGCTGATCCTGTTTCTCGACGCCCGCAGCCGCGGTGAAGCACCACGCACGCGGGACCTGCTCGCAACGGCCCTCACGCTGTGGCCACGCTTTGCCTTGCTGACGGCCCTCAACACGTTGTTGATCCTGGTGGGGCTGTCGTTGTACTTCCTGCCGGGCCTGTGGCTGATGGTGACCCTGGCCTTCGGCGAATACCTGTTGGTCCTCAGGGGCCTGGCTCCCCTGGCGGCGATGAAGGAAAGCCTGAACCTGTCCCGCGGCAACTTCTGGCGGATCCTGCTGTGCATTCTCGCGGTGATGGGCCCACTGTGGCTGCTCAAGGGCGCCAGCGTCTCGGTGTATCCGTCACCCCAGAACCCCGCGGTCAGTTTGCTGATCGACAGCGTCCACAGCTTCCTGCAACTGTTCACCACCGTGGTGCTGTTCCGCCTGTTCATGCTGATCGAGGCCAGGCCCGAGCGCCGCTGA
- a CDS encoding DUF2076 domain-containing protein yields the protein MNNEEQTLIDGLFSRLQQAEKDSAPRDAQAEARIKEHLASQPAAGYFMAQAILVQEAAIKRLDEQNRQLAQQVEQLQAELQQARKQAPAPSGGGGFLSSIFGGSPRDSRPASAPAASGGGWREPAQPSFNAPAQQGFGAPPGNYGAPQQQAPAAGSFLGGALKTAAGVAGGVMLAQGISSLFHSNQQPQEIVEVIKEEPAQPVNDTAGNGWGDDSRVADNDTYGNDQGGFSDADYSDDSSSFGDDDSFV from the coding sequence ATGAACAACGAAGAACAAACCCTGATCGATGGACTGTTTTCACGGCTGCAACAGGCCGAAAAGGATTCAGCCCCGCGCGACGCCCAGGCCGAGGCGCGGATCAAGGAGCACCTGGCGAGCCAGCCAGCGGCGGGCTATTTCATGGCCCAGGCGATCCTGGTGCAGGAGGCCGCGATCAAGCGCCTCGATGAGCAGAACAGGCAACTCGCCCAGCAGGTCGAGCAATTGCAGGCCGAGCTGCAACAAGCGCGCAAGCAAGCGCCGGCACCCAGCGGTGGCGGTGGTTTCCTCTCGAGTATTTTCGGCGGCAGCCCGCGGGATTCGCGCCCGGCGAGCGCGCCGGCCGCCAGCGGTGGCGGTTGGCGCGAACCGGCGCAACCGTCCTTCAATGCCCCGGCCCAACAGGGCTTCGGCGCGCCGCCCGGCAATTATGGCGCACCGCAGCAACAGGCCCCGGCAGCGGGCAGCTTCCTCGGCGGCGCCCTGAAAACCGCGGCGGGCGTGGCGGGCGGCGTGATGCTGGCCCAAGGCATCAGCAGCCTGTTCCACAGCAATCAGCAACCGCAGGAGATCGTCGAGGTCATCAAGGAAGAACCGGCGCAACCGGTCAACGACACCGCAGGCAACGGTTGGGGCGATGACTCGCGCGTGGCCGACAACGACACCTACGGCAACGACCAGGGCGGGTTCAGCGACGCGGATTACAGTGACGATTCATCTTCCTTCGGCGACGACGACTCTTTCGTCTGA
- a CDS encoding NYN domain-containing protein, which yields MKKIAVFADVQNLYYTVRQAYGCHFNYAALWADVSKQGQIVEAYAYAIDRGDSKQQQFQQILRNLGFVVKLKPYIQRSDGSAKGDWDVGITLDIMDAADHVDEVVLASGDGDFDMLLERIIQKHGVQAVAYGVPGLTANSLIRAASRYVPIEGALLLKN from the coding sequence GTGAAAAAAATTGCAGTGTTCGCCGATGTCCAGAACCTCTACTACACCGTGCGCCAGGCTTACGGTTGCCATTTCAACTACGCCGCGCTGTGGGCCGATGTCAGCAAGCAGGGGCAGATCGTCGAGGCCTACGCCTATGCGATCGATCGCGGTGACAGCAAGCAGCAACAATTCCAGCAGATCCTGCGCAACCTGGGTTTCGTCGTGAAGCTCAAGCCCTACATCCAGCGCAGCGACGGCTCGGCCAAGGGCGACTGGGACGTGGGCATCACGCTGGACATCATGGACGCCGCCGACCACGTCGATGAAGTGGTGCTGGCCTCCGGCGATGGCGATTTCGACATGTTGCTCGAACGCATCATCCAGAAGCACGGTGTGCAAGCCGTGGCCTATGGCGTGCCGGGGTTGACCGCCAACTCGCTGATCCGCGCCGCCAGTCGCTATGTGCCCATCGAAGGCGCGTTGTTGCTCAAGAATTGA
- a CDS encoding PolC-type DNA polymerase III has product MERIAVIDFETTGITPSSSCRATEIAVVMLEQGRIVDRYQSLMNAGVRVPAFIEQLTGISNAMLRSAPSAEKVMNEVNEFVGITPLLAHNAAFDQKFWDFELGRIKRTRLQNFACSLLLARRLMPAAPNHKLGTLNAFAGLPHTGQAHRAMADAEMAANLTAHLASQLRQKHGLRELSHDLLCSLQKVPAAKINEHLKRHRGF; this is encoded by the coding sequence TTGGAACGCATCGCAGTCATCGACTTTGAAACCACCGGGATCACCCCGAGCAGCAGTTGCCGGGCCACTGAAATCGCAGTGGTGATGCTCGAGCAAGGCCGGATCGTCGACCGCTACCAGAGCCTGATGAATGCCGGTGTGCGCGTCCCTGCGTTTATCGAGCAACTGACCGGCATCAGCAACGCCATGCTGCGCAGCGCACCCTCGGCGGAAAAGGTCATGAACGAGGTCAACGAGTTCGTCGGCATCACGCCACTGCTGGCCCACAACGCCGCGTTCGACCAGAAGTTCTGGGATTTCGAGCTGGGACGTATCAAACGCACCCGCTTGCAGAATTTTGCCTGCTCACTGTTGCTGGCCCGGCGCCTGATGCCGGCGGCGCCGAACCACAAGCTCGGCACGCTCAATGCGTTCGCCGGCTTGCCCCACACCGGCCAGGCTCACCGGGCCATGGCCGACGCCGAAATGGCCGCCAACCTCACCGCGCACCTGGCTTCGCAACTGCGGCAAAAGCATGGGTTGCGGGAGTTGTCCCATGATTTGCTGTGCAGTTTGCAGAAAGTGCCGGCGGCGAAGATCAACGAGCATCTCAAGCGCCATCGCGGGTTCTAA
- a CDS encoding Lrp/AsnC family transcriptional regulator, whose amino-acid sequence MDKYDRMLLSALLDNGRASYAELARKVNLSAPAVAERVSKLEASGVITGYQAKVDMAKIGLPVQCVIELRMNQHGNQKTYDELCKIPQLTECHRVTGDPCVIMQAAVGSMPELEELINRIAKFGFSKTSIVLSSAIEKRVPLGQLEGHGK is encoded by the coding sequence GTGGATAAATACGACCGCATGTTGCTCAGTGCTCTGTTGGACAACGGTCGTGCGTCCTACGCCGAACTGGCCCGCAAAGTGAACCTGTCAGCCCCCGCCGTGGCCGAACGGGTCAGCAAACTGGAAGCCAGCGGTGTCATCACCGGTTATCAAGCCAAAGTCGACATGGCGAAGATCGGCCTGCCGGTGCAATGCGTCATCGAACTGCGAATGAACCAGCACGGCAACCAGAAGACCTACGACGAACTGTGCAAGATCCCACAACTGACCGAATGCCACCGGGTCACCGGGGATCCGTGCGTGATCATGCAAGCGGCGGTTGGCTCGATGCCCGAACTGGAAGAGCTGATCAACCGCATTGCCAAGTTCGGTTTCAGCAAGACGTCGATCGTGCTGTCCAGCGCCATTGAAAAGCGCGTGCCGTTGGGGCAGTTGGAAGGCCATGGGAAATAA